In one window of Mytilus trossulus isolate FHL-02 chromosome 7, PNRI_Mtr1.1.1.hap1, whole genome shotgun sequence DNA:
- the LOC134725688 gene encoding uncharacterized protein LOC134725688 yields the protein MDGTPSTNDADSPIATILQKIGKLQTENEDQFLHLKYSIDVLHQQIARMKTASSMERRQHFQETNTGNRHFSHDSFGMHKEVLQECLEQMVKDIDLENTDLLDDLQTAECLTSDEAVEIIRKPSRRDQVRKLVLHLGRKSSERFSVFLENIQKTSNYPHLAENLMQSYNRRKNRVTNLSSVPKCLVCVLKQDVFVKDVIDKLYSNGLVSLETFELVIDQVENDNKMNWEIILTQLKRSRDPRKARQVLQEALSKKYEHISARINKTHFPEIMCQCRNINRKLLFIPASLNSDTTGSLGDVSTTSDRKLFTSSTHQNQTRESLSSAKSDNSTQIDYRNIPSTVAWVESIPNDQFIEFNNDISDVVDELVNENRSILSIDMDSVSKTGNLDIEEDLESKSTSAFKILERVGECTSQGKEDIYSTVTPSSYASVVSRKSCTPELAFTKKSSGGVSDTGKKKGQSKPHVSSSINKNTSIGRAAESLSEIGTIYLSKTDKPKSTILSTNHRSQKPMFRNKDLVKDHDSNKIIKSTIMPSSNQSDHCSILQNVFFEEQRKIHGESLVGNTGNISDNRSSTGTVKQSGNQMTTKSEDTSKENGLRQTTVCSSGDSKKSHGNRKRRKKRK from the exons ATGGACGGTACGCCATCAACAAATGATGCGGATTCACCAATTGCTACAATTTTACAG aaaataggAAAACTGCAAACTGAAAATGAAGATcaatttttgcatttaaaatataGCATTGACGTTTTACATCAACAAATAGCAAGAATGAAAACAGCTTCATCAATGGAGCGGAGACAAC attttcaagaAACAAACACAGGCAATCGTCATTTCAGCCATGATAGTTTTGGAATGCACAAAGAAGTTCTGCAAGAATGCCTAGAACAAATGGTTAAAGATATTGACCTTGAGAATACGGATCTATTAGATGATCTTCAAACTGCTGAATGTTTAACGAGTGACGAAGCTGTCGAAATTATACGTAAACCATCTAGACGAGATCAAGTCCGCAAACTTGTATTACATTTAGGAAGGAAAAGTAGTGAACGATTTTCcgtatttttagaaaatattcagAAGACATCGAATTATCCACATCTAGCTGAAAATTTGATGCAGTCATACAACCGAAGGAAGAATCGGGTTACTAATTTATCTTCTGTTCCAAAATGTCTTGTCTGCGTTTTGAAGCAAGACGTGTTTGTAAAAGATGTTATAGACAAACTATACAGTAATGGTTTAGTATCTTTGGAAACATTTGAACTTGTTATAGATCAAGTTGAGAATGATAATAAGATGAATTGGGAAATAATATTAACACAGCTAAAACGGTCACGTGATCCTCGAAAGGCTAGACAGGTTTTGCAAGAAGCTTTATCAAAGAAATATGAACATATATCAGCACGAATAAATAAAACCCACTTTCCTGAAATTATGTGTCAATGCAGAAATATTAAcaggaaattattatttattccaGCAAGTCTAAATTCTGACACCACTGGAAGTCTTGGTGACGTAAGCACAACATCCGACCGTAAACTTTTTACTAGTAGTACTCACCAGAACCAAACACGAGAGTCACTTAGTTCTGCAAAAAGTGACAATTCTACACAGATCGACTATAGAAATATTCCAAGCACTGTAGCATGGGTTGAATCAATCCCAAATGATCAATTCATTGAGTTCAACAATGACATTTCAGATGTTGTGGATGAACTTGTAAATGAAAACCGGTCAATTTTATCTATTGACATGGATTCAGTTAGCAAAACGGGAAATTTAGATATTGAAGAAGACTTAGAAAGTAAAAGTACATCTGCTTTTAAAATTCTTGAAAGGGTAGGTGAATGTACATCCCAAGGAAAAGAAGACATATATTCAACTGTTACACCCTCATCGTATGCAAGTGTGGTGTCTAGAAAGTCGTGTACACCAGAACTTGCATTTACGAAAAAGTCTTCTGGTGGTGTGTCCGATACTGGAAAGAAAAAGGGTCAATCAAAACCTCATGTATCGTCgagtataaacaaaaacacatcaaTAGGCAGAGCAGCAGAAAGTTTGAGTGAGATAGGTACAATTTATTTGTCAAAGACCGACAAACCAAAGTCTACAATTTTATCAACCAATCATCGTTCACAAAAACCTATGTTCAGGAACAAAGATCTAGTCAAAGACCACGattctaataaaataataaaaagcacCATCATGCCAAGTTCGAATCAGTCAGATCATTGTTCAATTCTACAAAACGTGTTTTTCGAAGAACAGAGAAAAATACATGGGGAGAGTTTAGTTGGAAATACTGGAAACATTTCAGATAACCGTTCCTCTACAGGTACAGTCAAACAAAGCGGAAATCAAATGACGACTAAATCCGAAGATACATCAAAGGAAAATGGTCTTCGGCAGACTACAGTGTGTTCTTCGGGGGACAGTAAAAAGAGTCATggaaatagaaaaagaagaaaaaaacgaaaatga